The proteins below come from a single Agrococcus beijingensis genomic window:
- the hpt gene encoding hypoxanthine phosphoribosyltransferase, which translates to MEFDHVEGDLAQTLITEDELHAKLEELARQIEADYEGKDLLLVGVLRGAVMVMADLARALRRHIEMDWMAVSSYGSGTVSSGVVRILKDLDSDLTGRNVLIVEDIIDSGLTLSWLRANLESRGAASVEICTMLRKPDALKVQVDVKYCGFDIPNEFVIGYGLDYAEQYRNLRGIAVLAPHVYN; encoded by the coding sequence ATGGAGTTCGACCACGTCGAGGGAGACCTCGCGCAGACCCTGATCACCGAGGACGAGCTGCACGCGAAGCTCGAGGAGCTCGCTCGCCAGATCGAGGCCGACTACGAGGGCAAGGACCTGCTGCTCGTCGGGGTGCTGCGCGGTGCGGTGATGGTGATGGCCGATCTCGCCCGAGCGCTGCGCCGCCACATCGAGATGGACTGGATGGCGGTCTCGTCGTACGGCTCCGGCACCGTCTCCTCCGGCGTCGTCAGGATCCTCAAGGACCTCGACAGCGACCTCACCGGCCGCAACGTGCTCATCGTCGAGGACATCATCGACTCCGGCCTCACCCTGTCGTGGCTGCGCGCCAACCTCGAGTCCCGTGGTGCCGCGTCCGTCGAGATCTGCACGATGCTGCGCAAGCCCGACGCGCTCAAGGTGCAGGTGGACGTGAAGTACTGCGGCTTCGACATCCCCAACGAGTTCGTGATCGGGTATGGCCTCGACTACGCCGAGCAGTACCGCAACCTGCGCGGCATCGCGGTGCTCGCGCCGCACGTCTACAACTGA
- the folE gene encoding GTP cyclohydrolase I FolE: MAVDRERIAEAVRALLAAIGDDPSRPGLAETPRRVAEAYDDYFSGVGVDPTIHLDSGDLAGEKTGELVLLRDIEFRSMCEHHLLPFMGVAHVAYLPGERIVGLGRIPRVVDTIASRPQIQERLTDEIADALVAGLEPRGVLVVVDAVHGCVAARGSRQAKSSTVTVASRGQLSEPIERAEIMALIGERR, encoded by the coding sequence ATGGCCGTCGATCGCGAGCGCATCGCCGAGGCGGTCCGAGCGCTGCTGGCGGCGATCGGCGACGACCCGTCGCGGCCGGGCCTGGCCGAGACGCCGCGACGGGTGGCCGAGGCCTACGACGACTACTTCTCGGGCGTCGGCGTCGACCCGACCATCCACCTCGACTCGGGCGACCTCGCCGGCGAGAAGACCGGCGAGCTGGTGCTGCTGCGCGACATCGAGTTCCGCTCGATGTGCGAGCACCACCTGCTGCCGTTCATGGGCGTCGCGCACGTGGCCTACCTGCCGGGCGAGCGCATCGTGGGCCTGGGACGCATCCCCCGTGTCGTCGACACCATCGCCTCGCGGCCGCAGATCCAGGAGCGGCTGACCGACGAGATCGCCGACGCGCTCGTCGCGGGCCTCGAGCCTCGCGGGGTGCTGGTCGTGGTCGATGCGGTGCACGGATGCGTCGCGGCACGCGGGTCGCGGCAGGCCAAGTCGTCGACGGTGACGGTGGCGAGCCGCGGGCAGCTCTCCGAGCCGATCGAGCGCGCCGAGATCATGGCCCTCATCGGCGAGCGGAGGTAG
- a CDS encoding DUF3180 family protein: MKRTSALTIALLLVGSASGAWIVEAMLVTSGRAAFVAPLTLGPALVLLATVLLLLAWPVRQAARGRRRIDYRHATSVLGLAKASSLVGAIVAGAALGGLAFFASRSVVIGETLLALGVAAAGALVQLVAGLLAEHWCVLPPDDEETVPTASAPGPA, translated from the coding sequence GTGAAGCGCACCAGCGCGCTCACGATCGCGCTGCTGCTCGTCGGCTCCGCGTCGGGCGCGTGGATCGTCGAGGCGATGCTGGTCACGAGCGGCCGCGCGGCATTCGTCGCACCCCTGACGCTCGGCCCGGCGCTCGTGCTGCTGGCGACCGTGCTGCTGCTGCTCGCGTGGCCCGTGCGGCAGGCCGCGCGCGGCAGGCGGCGCATCGACTACCGGCACGCCACGAGCGTGCTCGGCCTCGCCAAGGCGTCGTCGCTCGTCGGCGCCATCGTCGCGGGCGCGGCGCTCGGCGGGCTGGCGTTCTTCGCCAGCCGCAGCGTCGTGATCGGCGAGACGCTGCTCGCCCTGGGCGTCGCCGCAGCCGGCGCCCTCGTGCAGCTCGTCGCCGGACTCCTCGCCGAGCACTGGTGCGTGCTGCCGCCCGACGACGAGGAGACCGTGCCGACGGCCTCCGCGCCCGGGCCGGCCTGA
- a CDS encoding DUF2520 domain-containing protein: MSERAKPGRLGVGIIGAGRVGPVLGAALAGAGHAIVGIDATGDDAVDRIEAVLPGARVLDIPTIVERSELVILAVPTDELPGLVAGLAATGAWQPGQIVVHTAAEHGTAVLRPAAERGAIPIALHPAMTFTGTSLDLTRLLESTVAVTAAAPVLPIGQALAVEMGAEPIVVDEADRPAYAEAVAAARDFAEGIVAQALRQLHEIGVERPSRVIGGVVRTAVESALARYPDPPIEP; this comes from the coding sequence GTGAGCGAGCGCGCGAAGCCGGGCCGGCTCGGCGTCGGCATCATCGGTGCGGGCCGCGTCGGCCCGGTGCTGGGTGCCGCGCTCGCGGGCGCCGGCCACGCGATCGTCGGCATCGACGCCACCGGCGACGATGCGGTCGATCGCATCGAGGCCGTGCTGCCGGGCGCCCGCGTGCTCGACATCCCCACGATCGTCGAGCGCTCCGAGCTGGTGATCCTGGCGGTGCCGACCGACGAGCTGCCCGGCCTGGTCGCCGGCCTCGCCGCCACCGGCGCCTGGCAGCCGGGGCAGATCGTCGTGCACACCGCCGCAGAGCACGGCACCGCGGTGCTGCGGCCCGCCGCCGAGCGCGGCGCGATCCCCATCGCCCTGCACCCCGCGATGACGTTCACGGGCACCTCGCTCGACCTGACCCGGCTGCTCGAGTCGACCGTCGCGGTCACCGCGGCCGCGCCGGTGCTGCCGATCGGCCAGGCGCTCGCGGTCGAGATGGGCGCCGAGCCGATCGTCGTCGACGAGGCCGACCGCCCGGCCTACGCCGAGGCGGTCGCGGCCGCGCGCGACTTCGCCGAGGGCATCGTCGCGCAGGCGCTGCGGCAGCTGCACGAGATCGGCGTCGAGCGGCCTTCGCGCGTCATCGGCGGCGTCGTCCGCACCGCGGTCGAGTCGGCGCTCGCGCGCTACCCCGACCCGCCCATCGAGCCCTGA
- a CDS encoding PH domain-containing protein has protein sequence MTDAPRPQAPPPGWAGQQPQPSPGWQAGPVPTHPPAPAQPPGPAPQQGFAPQPGLGPQPGFGPQPGFGPQPGFGPQQGFPPPSAPGAARQARAKAIELVDGEWHRLHPATPLLRGGLALIIFLGILFSVFRDRLIATFVPDSFEGDFGDDPFGDFLLDQLLWVTLGVIGFVLLCIALFYAAWRVHRFRITGDAVEVEQGILVKKHRRAPLARIQAINVQKPWFARLLGACKFEIQQAGADSNVDLNYLSSSVADALRYEIMNRASGRSAADAQRLAAEREAAGGHGVVDELLRPDAEIAFLAPDSLVRIPAQRIALSSLLDGWIVWGLLYLVGTLVLIVGFAQFWAVFALLPAAVAALAGAMRSLGAKLRYSIAATPDGIRLAYGLASTTTDVIPPGRIFALQIKQPLLWRPFGWWQVTVTRAGSKKSDGTSGDAQRNQMASFLLPVGDLRDVRTVVGLVLPELAHSPLVDQGLLGQAPDAFVTSPPRARAFRWFSLRRNGFHVHDAAFLLRRGRIWRSLQIVPQARVQSVAIQQGPIYGMARLAHVQFHVPDTVLSPGLGAIDQRDAQTLFEHAMRTVKVGIDRDASESWAASLSRHAVLETAPAVQDGLMPVPQPGVQPQQQAWPQQPSWPQRSGAPQQPAVQQPWPAQPPTQQPWPQPRQQQWQGQPQQQPWQGQAPQQPWQGQAPQQPAEQAAPPQHDPRWQPPRQQP, from the coding sequence GTGACCGACGCCCCGCGCCCCCAGGCTCCGCCGCCCGGCTGGGCCGGCCAGCAGCCGCAGCCGTCGCCGGGCTGGCAGGCGGGGCCCGTGCCGACGCATCCGCCCGCCCCCGCGCAGCCGCCTGGGCCCGCGCCGCAGCAGGGCTTCGCGCCGCAGCCTGGGCTCGGGCCGCAGCCTGGGTTCGGGCCGCAGCCTGGGTTCGGGCCGCAGCCTGGGTTCGGGCCGCAGCAGGGCTTCCCGCCGCCCAGCGCGCCCGGCGCGGCCCGGCAGGCGCGCGCGAAGGCGATCGAGCTCGTCGACGGGGAGTGGCACCGGCTGCACCCGGCCACGCCGCTGCTGCGCGGCGGCCTGGCGCTCATCATCTTCCTCGGCATCCTGTTCTCGGTCTTCCGCGACCGGCTGATCGCCACGTTCGTGCCCGACTCGTTCGAGGGCGACTTCGGCGACGACCCCTTCGGCGACTTCCTGCTCGATCAGCTGCTGTGGGTGACGCTGGGCGTGATCGGCTTCGTGCTGCTCTGCATCGCGCTGTTCTACGCCGCCTGGCGGGTGCACCGGTTCCGCATCACCGGCGACGCGGTCGAGGTCGAGCAGGGCATCCTGGTCAAGAAGCACCGGCGCGCGCCGCTCGCCCGCATCCAGGCGATCAACGTGCAGAAGCCGTGGTTCGCGCGCCTGCTGGGCGCGTGCAAGTTCGAGATCCAGCAGGCCGGCGCCGACTCGAACGTCGACCTCAACTACCTGAGCTCGTCGGTGGCGGATGCGCTGCGGTACGAGATCATGAACCGCGCGTCGGGCAGGTCGGCGGCAGACGCCCAGCGGCTCGCGGCCGAGCGCGAGGCGGCAGGCGGCCACGGCGTCGTCGACGAGCTCCTGCGTCCGGACGCCGAGATCGCGTTCCTCGCGCCCGACTCGCTCGTGCGGATCCCGGCGCAGCGCATCGCGCTCTCGTCGCTGCTCGACGGCTGGATCGTCTGGGGTCTGCTCTACCTGGTCGGCACGCTCGTGCTCATCGTCGGCTTCGCGCAGTTCTGGGCGGTCTTCGCGCTGCTGCCGGCGGCGGTCGCGGCGCTCGCGGGCGCCATGCGCTCGCTGGGCGCCAAGCTGCGCTACTCGATCGCGGCGACGCCCGACGGCATCCGCCTCGCCTATGGACTCGCCTCGACGACCACCGACGTCATCCCGCCCGGGCGCATCTTCGCGCTGCAGATCAAGCAGCCGCTGCTGTGGCGGCCGTTCGGCTGGTGGCAGGTGACCGTGACGCGGGCGGGCAGCAAGAAGAGCGACGGCACCTCCGGCGACGCGCAGCGCAACCAGATGGCGAGCTTCCTGCTGCCGGTGGGCGACCTGCGCGACGTGCGCACCGTCGTGGGCCTGGTGCTGCCGGAGCTCGCGCACTCGCCGCTGGTCGACCAGGGGCTGCTCGGGCAGGCGCCCGACGCGTTCGTCACGAGCCCGCCGCGCGCGCGGGCGTTCCGCTGGTTCTCGCTGCGCCGCAACGGCTTCCACGTGCACGACGCCGCGTTCCTGCTGCGCCGCGGCCGCATCTGGCGGTCGCTGCAGATCGTGCCGCAGGCGCGCGTGCAGTCTGTCGCGATCCAGCAGGGGCCGATCTACGGCATGGCGCGGCTGGCGCACGTGCAGTTCCACGTGCCCGACACGGTGCTTTCGCCGGGGCTGGGCGCGATCGATCAGCGCGACGCGCAGACGCTCTTCGAGCACGCGATGCGCACGGTCAAGGTCGGCATCGACCGGGATGCGTCGGAGTCGTGGGCGGCGTCGCTGTCGCGTCACGCGGTGCTCGAGACCGCGCCCGCGGTGCAGGACGGCCTGATGCCGGTGCCGCAGCCCGGCGTGCAGCCGCAGCAGCAGGCGTGGCCGCAGCAGCCGTCCTGGCCGCAGCGGTCGGGCGCGCCGCAGCAGCCTGCCGTGCAGCAGCCGTGGCCGGCGCAGCCGCCGACGCAGCAGCCCTGGCCGCAGCCCCGGCAGCAGCAGTGGCAGGGTCAGCCGCAGCAGCAGCCGTGGCAGGGCCAAGCCCCGCAGCAGCCGTGGCAGGGCCAAGCCCCGCAGCAGCCGGCCGAGCAGGCCGCGCCGCCGCAGCACGACCCGCGCTGGCAGCCGCCGCGCCAGCAGCCGTGA
- the folK gene encoding 2-amino-4-hydroxy-6-hydroxymethyldihydropteridine diphosphokinase — protein MRLALERRAVLSLGSNLGDRVATIGAALRALEAIDGIRVLERSSAWESPSWHPDGEGLQPDYVNVVAIIGTVLEPLDLLDATQAVEVALGRDRTAGPAAERYAARTIDIDIVAIGDLVLDDERLTLPHPRAHERQFVLQPWIEVDPGATLPEHGSIAELADYVDGDAWKLA, from the coding sequence ATGAGGCTCGCCCTCGAGCGGCGCGCGGTGCTGTCGCTCGGCTCGAACCTCGGCGACCGGGTCGCGACGATCGGCGCAGCGCTGCGGGCGCTCGAGGCGATCGACGGCATCCGCGTGCTCGAGCGCTCGAGCGCGTGGGAGTCGCCCTCCTGGCACCCGGACGGCGAGGGGCTGCAACCCGACTACGTCAACGTCGTCGCGATCATCGGTACCGTGCTCGAGCCGCTCGACCTGCTCGACGCGACGCAGGCGGTGGAGGTCGCGCTCGGCCGCGACCGCACCGCAGGGCCGGCCGCGGAGCGCTACGCGGCGCGCACCATCGACATCGACATCGTCGCGATCGGCGACCTGGTGCTCGACGACGAGCGGCTCACCCTGCCGCACCCTCGCGCCCACGAGCGGCAGTTCGTGCTGCAGCCGTGGATCGAGGTCGACCCGGGCGCGACCCTGCCCGAGCACGGCTCGATCGCCGAGCTGGCCGACTACGTCGACGGCGACGCCTGGAAGCTCGCGTGA
- a CDS encoding LCP family protein, producing the protein MKPETEKRKKHVGRWISVGIVGVVVLALLAAIGWYFLRVNPSLQQVETIETAFPDESLRPTVAPVEGNANAPVNILLLGSDSRASDGSLLTGLGDRADTILVAHIPPDRETVQIMSIMRDSWVEIPGHPGLRKVNSALALGGVPLMVQTVEGIIDQRLDHVAVIDFEGFKDLTTALGGVTLQNDIAFSEGAFSYPAGQITVDGDEALAYVRARYPFSDGDYQRAHNQRALLRGAIEQLMTRENLTNPDRLATLFATISPHIATTDTFSLPVVYDLASQMAQLDSSRIQTFTMPTLGTGMEGSQSVVYVNWEGVEAIRTAFDEESMSGFAPAPER; encoded by the coding sequence GTGAAGCCAGAGACCGAGAAGCGCAAGAAGCACGTCGGCCGCTGGATCTCCGTCGGCATCGTCGGCGTCGTGGTCCTGGCCCTGCTCGCCGCCATCGGGTGGTACTTCCTGCGGGTGAACCCCTCGCTGCAGCAGGTCGAGACCATCGAGACCGCGTTCCCCGACGAGTCGCTGCGGCCGACGGTCGCGCCGGTCGAGGGCAACGCCAACGCCCCCGTCAACATCCTGCTGCTGGGCAGCGACTCGCGCGCCAGCGACGGCTCGCTGCTGACGGGCCTGGGCGACCGCGCCGACACGATCCTCGTCGCGCACATCCCGCCCGACCGCGAGACGGTGCAGATCATGTCGATCATGCGCGACTCGTGGGTCGAGATCCCCGGGCACCCGGGCCTGCGCAAGGTGAACTCGGCGCTCGCGCTGGGCGGCGTGCCGCTCATGGTGCAGACCGTGGAGGGCATCATCGACCAGCGCCTCGACCACGTCGCGGTGATCGACTTCGAGGGCTTCAAGGATCTGACCACGGCGCTGGGAGGCGTCACCCTGCAGAACGACATCGCCTTCTCGGAGGGCGCCTTCTCCTACCCGGCCGGGCAGATCACGGTCGACGGCGACGAGGCGCTCGCCTACGTGCGCGCCCGCTACCCCTTCAGCGACGGCGACTACCAGCGCGCCCACAACCAGCGGGCGCTGCTGCGGGGTGCGATCGAGCAGCTGATGACGCGCGAGAACCTGACCAACCCCGACCGGTTGGCGACCCTCTTCGCGACGATCTCGCCGCACATCGCCACGACCGACACCTTCTCGCTGCCGGTCGTCTACGACCTCGCATCGCAGATGGCGCAGCTCGACTCCTCGCGCATCCAGACCTTCACGATGCCGACGCTCGGCACCGGCATGGAGGGCTCGCAGTCGGTCGTCTACGTCAACTGGGAGGGGGTCGAAGCCATCCGCACGGCGTTCGACGAGGAGTCGATGAGCGGCTTCGCACCAGCCCCCGAGCGGTAG
- the ftsH gene encoding ATP-dependent zinc metalloprotease FtsH translates to MSFQKFLRGPIPWIVLALVIVGIAFSFFATPQYRPVQTDVGMQLIEDGDVARATIVDGEQRVDLTLTEPHEEFGQLVQFYYVEPRGDAVVEAITAADPEEGFVDQVPQGNWLLSLLGILLPVLLLGGLFYFFMTRMAGGNRGVMQFGKSKAQLLTKDTPQVKFSDVAGADEAVEELGEIKEFLEDPSKFQAVGARIPKGVLLYGPPGTGKTLLARAVAGEAGVPFFSISGSDFVEMFVGVGASRVRDLFEQAKAAAPAIIFVDEIDAVGRQRGAGLGGGHDEREQTLNQLLVEMDGFDVKTNIILIAATNRPDILDPALLRPGRFDRQIGVDAPDMKGRETILKVHAKGKPIAPGVDLEVLARKTPGFTGADLANVLNEAALLTARGNLTQITDGALDEAVDRVMAGPQRRTRVMNSKERLITAYHEGGHALAAAAMRHSDPVTKVTILPRGRALGYTMVLPVNDKYSVTRNELLDQLTYAMGGRVAEEIVFHDPTTGAGNDIEKATGIARKMVTEYGMTSAIGAVKLGSNQSEAFFGRDMGGGRDYSPSLSEVVDREVRALIEQAHHEAWEVLNNNRDVLDRLAGELIENETLDHIRLAEIFADVEKLPERPQWLSHSDRPVSDRPPIELPVSQHVDEAVEPDTEPANQS, encoded by the coding sequence ATGAGCTTCCAGAAGTTCCTGCGCGGACCGATCCCCTGGATCGTCCTCGCGCTCGTCATCGTCGGCATCGCGTTCAGCTTCTTCGCGACGCCGCAGTACCGGCCCGTCCAGACGGATGTCGGCATGCAACTGATCGAGGACGGCGACGTCGCGAGGGCGACGATCGTCGACGGCGAGCAGCGCGTCGACCTCACCCTCACCGAGCCGCACGAGGAGTTCGGCCAGCTGGTGCAGTTCTACTACGTCGAGCCGCGCGGCGACGCGGTGGTCGAGGCGATCACCGCCGCCGACCCCGAGGAGGGCTTCGTCGACCAGGTGCCGCAGGGCAACTGGCTGCTGTCGCTGCTGGGCATCCTGCTGCCGGTGCTGCTGCTCGGTGGCCTGTTCTACTTCTTCATGACCCGCATGGCCGGCGGCAACCGCGGCGTGATGCAGTTCGGCAAGTCGAAGGCGCAGCTGCTCACGAAGGACACCCCGCAGGTGAAGTTCTCGGATGTCGCGGGCGCCGACGAGGCGGTCGAGGAGCTCGGCGAGATCAAGGAGTTCCTCGAGGACCCGTCGAAGTTCCAGGCGGTCGGCGCGCGGATCCCGAAGGGCGTGCTGCTCTACGGCCCTCCCGGCACCGGCAAGACGCTGCTCGCCCGCGCGGTCGCGGGCGAGGCGGGCGTGCCCTTCTTCTCGATCTCGGGCTCCGACTTCGTCGAGATGTTCGTGGGCGTCGGCGCCAGCCGCGTGCGCGACCTCTTCGAGCAGGCGAAGGCCGCGGCGCCCGCGATCATCTTCGTCGACGAGATCGACGCGGTCGGCCGTCAGCGCGGCGCCGGCCTCGGCGGCGGGCACGACGAGCGCGAGCAGACCCTCAACCAGCTGCTGGTCGAGATGGACGGCTTCGACGTGAAGACGAACATCATCCTGATCGCCGCCACCAACCGCCCCGACATCCTCGACCCGGCGCTGCTGCGCCCGGGCCGCTTCGACCGCCAGATCGGCGTCGACGCCCCCGACATGAAGGGCCGCGAGACGATCCTGAAGGTGCACGCCAAGGGCAAGCCGATCGCCCCCGGCGTCGACCTCGAGGTGCTCGCGCGCAAGACGCCCGGCTTCACGGGCGCCGACCTCGCGAACGTGCTCAACGAGGCCGCGCTGCTCACCGCCCGCGGCAACCTGACCCAGATCACTGACGGCGCCCTCGACGAGGCGGTCGACCGCGTGATGGCCGGCCCGCAGCGCCGGACCCGCGTGATGAACAGCAAGGAGCGGCTGATCACCGCCTACCACGAGGGCGGCCACGCGCTCGCGGCGGCGGCGATGCGCCACTCCGATCCGGTCACGAAGGTGACGATCCTGCCGCGCGGCCGGGCGCTCGGCTACACGATGGTGCTGCCGGTGAACGACAAGTACTCGGTCACCCGCAACGAGCTGCTCGATCAGCTCACCTACGCCATGGGCGGCCGCGTCGCCGAGGAGATCGTCTTCCACGACCCCACCACCGGCGCGGGCAACGACATCGAGAAGGCCACCGGCATCGCCCGCAAGATGGTCACCGAGTACGGCATGACGAGCGCGATCGGCGCCGTCAAGCTCGGCAGCAACCAGAGCGAGGCCTTCTTCGGCCGCGACATGGGCGGCGGCCGCGACTACTCGCCCAGCCTCTCCGAGGTCGTCGACCGCGAGGTGCGCGCGCTCATCGAGCAGGCGCACCACGAGGCGTGGGAGGTGCTCAACAACAACCGCGACGTGCTCGACCGCCTGGCGGGCGAGCTGATCGAGAACGAGACGCTCGACCACATCCGCCTCGCCGAGATCTTCGCCGACGTCGAGAAGCTGCCCGAGCGCCCCCAGTGGCTCTCGCACAGCGATCGACCCGTCAGCGACCGCCCGCCCATCGAGCTGCCGGTCTCGCAGCACGTCGACGAGGCCGTCGAGCCCGACACCGAGCCCGCCAACCAGAGCTGA
- the panC gene encoding pantoate--beta-alanine ligase — protein sequence MQPQAGQSIRTLTTIEAVRELVASARAEGKRIALVPTMGALHAGHVELVRTATEHADLVIASIFVNPMQFGPHEDLDRYPRTPDADIDALAALGIGAVFMPTVGEMFPDGGRSATIVSAGHLGTVLEGRSRPGHYDGVLTVVTKLFSIVQPDVAVFGEKDGQQLFLVRRMVRDLNLPLAIVGVPTVREPDGLALSSRNRMLQTGERRDALALWRALEAAGANADRGVEAMLAAAQGVLQDDTGVQLDYLAIVDPRTFAFANDAHHGPVQVLVAARVGGVRLIDNAIYSVP from the coding sequence ATGCAGCCCCAGGCAGGCCAGAGCATCCGCACCCTCACGACGATCGAGGCGGTGCGCGAGCTGGTGGCGAGCGCGCGCGCCGAGGGCAAGCGGATCGCGCTCGTGCCGACCATGGGCGCGCTGCACGCCGGGCATGTCGAGCTCGTGCGCACCGCCACCGAGCACGCCGACCTGGTGATCGCGTCGATCTTCGTCAACCCGATGCAGTTCGGACCGCACGAGGATCTCGACCGCTACCCGCGCACGCCCGACGCCGACATCGACGCGCTCGCCGCGCTCGGCATCGGCGCCGTCTTCATGCCGACGGTCGGCGAGATGTTCCCCGACGGCGGCCGCAGCGCCACGATCGTCTCCGCCGGTCACCTGGGCACCGTGCTCGAGGGCCGCAGCCGCCCCGGCCACTACGACGGCGTGCTGACGGTCGTCACCAAGCTGTTCTCGATCGTGCAGCCCGACGTCGCCGTCTTCGGCGAGAAGGACGGCCAGCAGCTGTTCCTCGTGCGCCGCATGGTGCGCGACCTGAACCTGCCGCTCGCGATCGTCGGCGTGCCCACCGTGCGCGAGCCCGACGGCCTCGCCCTGTCGAGCCGCAACCGCATGCTGCAGACCGGCGAGCGCCGCGACGCGCTCGCCCTCTGGCGCGCGCTCGAGGCCGCCGGCGCGAACGCCGACCGCGGCGTCGAGGCGATGCTCGCGGCGGCGCAGGGCGTGCTGCAGGACGACACCGGCGTGCAGCTCGACTACCTCGCGATCGTCGACCCGCGCACCTTCGCGTTCGCGAACGACGCCCACCACGGCCCCGTGCAGGTGCTGGTCGCGGCGCGCGTCGGCGGCGTGCGCCTCATCGACAACGCGATCTACAGCGTTCCCTGA
- the folP gene encoding dihydropteroate synthase, protein MAEQHRVEVWGILNVTPDSFSDGGRYVDAGAAIAHARRMRAQGADVIDVGGESTRPGATPLDPAEEQARILPVVRELAREGIRVSVDTVHASTARAVVAAGAEIVNDVTAGEHDPDMLAAVAETGARVVLMHSRGIDVTLDTEYDDVARDVRRHLKGRVDAAVAAGIPLERIILDPGFGFSKGADDNWRLLAGLGEVQSLGAPVLVGTSRKRFLGELVPDGAPAAERDAATAATSLLAGQFGAAAVRVHDVASTVAALRALERTNQAVAERAGEPDWRIDLDAAASQPRLAAIELTGVRAFGHHGVLPEERRDGQAFVVDVRLEIDATDAIRDDDVAGTVHYGELAEQLAATVAGDPVDLIETLAERLADVCLSHPRVRHASVTVHKPSAPIGVPFGDVAVTVHRRARRR, encoded by the coding sequence GTGGCCGAGCAGCACCGCGTCGAGGTGTGGGGCATCCTCAACGTCACCCCCGACTCGTTCAGCGACGGCGGCCGCTACGTCGACGCCGGCGCGGCGATCGCGCACGCGCGACGGATGCGCGCGCAGGGCGCCGACGTGATCGACGTCGGCGGCGAATCGACCCGGCCCGGTGCGACGCCGCTCGACCCCGCGGAGGAGCAGGCCCGGATCCTGCCGGTCGTGCGCGAGCTCGCGCGCGAGGGCATCCGCGTCTCGGTCGACACCGTCCACGCCTCCACCGCCCGCGCCGTGGTGGCGGCCGGCGCCGAGATCGTCAACGACGTGACGGCGGGGGAGCACGACCCCGACATGCTGGCGGCGGTCGCCGAGACCGGTGCCCGCGTGGTGCTGATGCACTCCCGCGGCATCGACGTGACGCTCGACACAGAGTACGACGACGTCGCGCGCGACGTGCGCCGCCACCTCAAAGGCCGCGTCGATGCCGCCGTCGCGGCGGGCATCCCGCTCGAGCGCATCATCCTCGACCCCGGCTTCGGCTTCTCGAAGGGCGCCGACGACAACTGGCGGCTGCTCGCCGGGCTGGGCGAGGTGCAGTCGCTCGGCGCGCCAGTGCTCGTCGGCACGAGCCGCAAGCGGTTCCTCGGCGAGCTCGTGCCGGATGGCGCCCCCGCGGCGGAGCGGGATGCCGCCACCGCCGCCACCTCGCTGCTGGCGGGCCAGTTCGGCGCCGCTGCCGTGCGTGTGCACGACGTGGCCTCGACCGTCGCCGCGCTGCGCGCGCTCGAGCGCACGAACCAGGCGGTCGCCGAGCGCGCGGGCGAGCCCGACTGGCGGATCGACCTCGACGCGGCGGCGAGCCAGCCGCGCCTCGCTGCGATCGAGCTCACCGGCGTCCGCGCGTTCGGCCACCACGGCGTGCTGCCCGAGGAGCGCAGGGACGGCCAGGCGTTCGTCGTCGACGTGCGCCTCGAGATCGACGCGACCGACGCCATCCGCGACGACGACGTGGCCGGCACGGTGCACTACGGCGAGCTCGCCGAGCAGCTCGCGGCGACGGTCGCGGGCGATCCGGTCGACCTCATCGAGACGCTGGCCGAGCGGCTCGCCGACGTCTGCCTCTCGCACCCGCGCGTGCGGCACGCATCCGTCACGGTCCACAAGCCCAGCGCACCGATCGGCGTGCCCTTCGGCGATGTCGCCGTCACGGTGCACCGCCGGGCTCGCCGCCGATGA
- a CDS encoding PH domain-containing protein: MAERLDVAGEWQRISMRYAIVESIGSVIGWAIVAAGATIPIWFANDSSLPWWGWLPLAAAGLFAILAVVFAFLRTRTIGYLQRPDDLLVRRGMLFRRFVAVPYGRMQIVDITQGPIERMFGLKSLKFVTAAASSAITIPGMPGSSAEELRDRLVAVSESRRAGL, encoded by the coding sequence GTGGCCGAGCGCCTGGACGTCGCCGGGGAGTGGCAGCGCATCAGCATGCGCTACGCGATCGTCGAGTCGATCGGCTCCGTCATCGGGTGGGCGATCGTCGCCGCCGGCGCGACGATCCCGATCTGGTTCGCCAACGACAGCTCGCTGCCGTGGTGGGGGTGGCTGCCGCTCGCCGCCGCGGGGCTGTTCGCGATCCTCGCCGTCGTCTTCGCGTTCCTGCGCACCCGCACGATCGGCTACCTGCAGCGCCCCGACGACCTGCTGGTGCGCCGCGGCATGCTCTTCCGTCGCTTCGTCGCGGTGCCGTACGGCCGCATGCAGATCGTCGACATCACGCAGGGGCCGATCGAGCGGATGTTCGGGCTCAAGTCGTTGAAGTTCGTCACCGCGGCCGCGTCCAGCGCCATCACCATCCCCGGCATGCCGGGCTCCTCGGCCGAGGAGCTGCGCGACCGCCTGGTCGCGGTCTCCGAATCGCGACGGGCCGGCCTGTGA